The following are encoded together in the Mycteria americana isolate JAX WOST 10 ecotype Jacksonville Zoo and Gardens chromosome 2, USCA_MyAme_1.0, whole genome shotgun sequence genome:
- the LOC142405152 gene encoding uncharacterized protein LOC142405152 isoform X6 has translation MQTPAEALPRAPQQPFGGSRGRSEPATVAEGGGEGWPPPPRALPGADVLSPRRAAPRGTMSAGGAPQAAVESDEVSPQPPPLQAEQPQVPQPLPISLVLQTLPQLRCPSLDTLQPLHVSLVVRGPTLNTAFEPAHALNLLPYPRLSEVPRAGHELDAVGVEIPSDPCTGDGRGYRFFKPGGLFGVKQSEEPYADGQQMQEESKILVSPCAVEPGRVNKVEQPEEKPGAAAGSLELYPAATSSSSRWFHGGQRAPERAGMERDGAAGLSPLSGRVACWVPQLGAGPFRCAQCGKGFRQKQSLITHERIHTGEKPYRCGDCGKSFSQRPNLLTHRRVHTGERPFPCAQCGKSFSQKANLLAHQRIHAAGEKALAGGEQEDGASSKPKLRSQQRSYQEDTPFVCPECGKSFRQKPNLITHRRIHTGERPFTCFLCGRSFNQKTNLVTHYRVHTGERPFACTQCGKRFTQKTNLVTHQSTHTDLRPYPCGQCQKCFKDKVSLKAHQKTHAPRQRRCPGRSPAAGLPYGAAPTLLPPGGAEQEAPFSPMPPLPVPKIPEGQELYSCAEKSFPPKEPLLPHQQAPLGEQTFPCVQCGEGFCQKVTLLRPQHGPAAEAAGGCAAAFSHGPHLLGHLGVQPVLGDATAPAPAAAGAEKPFICNQCGNSFGLWLSLVAHQKTHAGQKPYPCPEHEKSSGDDELSPKAPQEKQAEGRAWVCPECGRSFAQYERLVKHRQNHRGRGPYRCDVCGKRFSLKTNLVTHQRIHTGERPFTCGVCGRRFNQKGNLVTHYRTHTGERPFACAQCGKRFAQKPNLIAHQKTHTGRQPFTCLECPKRFKSKLSLRVHQRVHAAERPQSEPGQAPGPQAHPGSPYPCSLCGEAFEEHGELQLHRQGHAGERPHACAECGKRFRQKVNLAVHQRTHTGERPFRCAECGKGFSQKAHLLRHRRTHAGGIPPSCCEGTCPAHREEPDAGGAPLGKGSEPPGVLLPPCSRGAAHGSLAREELRPAAQPPARPESPSGAADILLQLMQEDHHLVSGSHHPQEAPAGQCPCKCTEAGEGLSPKPPSLPPQCCCADCVSQRQLLLKPQPDCRAELWCKYGGCGRSFEEKRVPRVPERAHGEEKPSPCPSCL, from the exons atgcagaCGCCGGCGGAGGCTCTCCCGAG GGCCCCGCAGCAGCCATTTGGAGGAAGTCGGGGAAGATCGGAGCCCGCGACCGTGGCGGAAGGCGGAGGGGAAGgatggccgccgccgccccgcgctctcCCCGGAGCTGATGTCCTCTCCCCTCGCCGGGCGGCCCCGAGGGGAACGATGTCTGCGGGGGGAGCGCCCCAG gcagctgtagagagcgatgaggtctcccctcagcctcctcctctccaggctgaacaaccccaggtccctcagccgctccccatcagccttgtgctccagacccttccccagctccgttgcccttctctggacacgctccagcccctccatgtctctcttgtggtgaggggcccaacactgaacacagcattcgag CCTGCCCACGCCCTGAACCTGCTCCCTTACCCCAGGCTGAGCGAGGTGCCGAGAGCCGGACACGAGCTGGATGCCGTCGGCGTGGAGATCCCGTCCGACCCCTGCACAGGTGACGGCCGAG GCTACAGGTTTTTCAAACCCGGCGGTTTGTTCGGCGTCAAGCAGTCGGAGGAGCCGTACGCCGACGGCCAGCAGATGCAGGAGGAGAGCAAGATCCTCGTCAGCCCCTGTGCGG TTGAGCCCGGTCGAGTGAATAAAGTCGAGCAGCCCGAGGAGAAGCCCGgggcagctgccggctccctggaGCTGTATCCCGCAGCCACCAGCAGTTCCAGCCGCTGGTTTCACGGCGGGCAGCGCGCGCCCGAGCGGGCGGGCATGGAGAGAGACGGCGCCGCCGGCCTCAGCCCGCTCTCCGGCCGGGTGGCCTGCTGGGTGCCGCAGCTCGGCGCCGGCCCGTTCCGCTGCGCCCAGTGCGGGAAGGGTTTCCGGCAGAAGCAAAGCCTCATCACGCACGAGAGGATCCACACCGGAGAGAAGCCCTACAGGTGCGGGgactgcgggaagagcttcagccAGCGGCCCAACCTGCTGACCCACCGCCGCGTGCACACGGGGGAGCGCCCCTTCCCCTGCGCCCAGTGCGGCAAGAGCTTCAGCCAGAAGGCCAACCTCCTGGCCCACCAGCGCATCCACGCCGCCGGGGAGAAGGCGCTGGCGGGGGGCGAGCAGGAGGACGGCGCTTCCAGCAAGCCGAAGCTGCGCTCCCAGCAGCGGAGTTACCAGGAGGACACCCCCTTCGTCTGCCCcgagtgcgggaagagcttcCGGCAGAAGCCCAACCTCATCACCCACCGCCGCATCCACACCGGCGAGCGTCCCTTCACCTGCTTCCTCTGCGGCCGGAGCTTCAACCAGAAGACCAACCTGGTGACCCACTACCGCGTGCACACGGGGGAGCGCCCCTTCGCCTGCACGCAGTGCGGCAAGCGCTTCACCCAGAAAACCAACCTGGTGACGCACCAGAGCACCCACACCGACCTCCGGCCCTACCCCTGCGGGCAGTGCCAGAAGTGCTTCAAGGACAAAGTCTCCCTCAAAGCCCACCAGAAGACTCACGCCCCGCGCCagcggcgctgcccgggccgcagccccgccgccggcttGCCCTACGGGGCCGCGCCCACCCTGCTCCCGCCCGGGGGTGCCGAGCAAGAGGCCCCCTTCAGCCCCATGCCGCCGCTGCCCGTCCCGAAGATCCCCGAGGGCCAAGAGCTGTACTCGTGCGCGGAGAAGAGCTTTCCCCCGAAGGAGCCGCTCCTGCCGCACCAGCAGGCCCCCCTGGGCGAGCAGACCTTCCCCTGCGTCCAGTGCGGGGAGGGCTTTTGCCAGAAGGTGACTCTCCTCCGGCCGCAGCACGGCCCTGCCGCCgaggctgccgggggctgcgcggcggcctTCAGCCACGGCCCGCACCTCCTGGGGCACCTGGGGGTGCAGCCTGTCCTCGGGGACGCGaccgccccggctcccgccgccgccggggcggagAAGCCCTTCATCTGTAACCAGTGCGGCAACAGCTTCGGCCTGTGGCTCTCCCTCGTGGCCCACCAGAAGACCCACGCCGGGCAGAAGCCCTACCCGTGCCCCGAGCACGAGAAGAGCTCCGGCGACGACGAGCTGTCCCCCAAAGCTCCCCAGGAGAAGCAGGCGGAGGGGAGGGCCTGGGTGTGCCCCGAGTGCGGGAGAAGCTTCGCCCAGTACGAGCGTTTGGTAAAACACCGGCAAAACCACCGGGGCAGAGGGCCCTACCGCTGCGACGTCTGCGGGAAGAGGTTCAGCCTGAAGACCAACCTGGTGACCCACCAGCGCATCCACACCGGCGAGCGTCCCTTCACCTGCGGCGTCTGCGGCCGGCGCTTCAACCAGAAGGGGAACCTGGTCACCCACTACCGCACGCACACGGGGGAGCGCCCCTTCGCCTGCGCCCAGTGCGGCAAGCGCTTCGCCCAGAAGCCCAACCTCATCGCCCACCAGAAGACCCACACCGGCCGGCAGCCCTTCACCTGCCTGGAGTGTCCCAAGCGCTTCAAGAGCAAGCTCTCCCTGCGGGTCCACCAGCGCGTGCACGCGGCCGAGAGACCCCAGAGCGAGCCGGGCCAGGCCCCCGGCCCGCAGGCCCACCCCGGCAGCCCCTACCCCTGCTCGCTCTGCGGGGAGGCCTTCGAGGAGCACGgggagctgcagctgcaccgGCAGGGCCACGCCGGGGAGCGGCCGCACGCCTGCGCCGAGTGCGGGAAGCGATTCCGGCAGAAGGTGAATCTGGCCGTTCACCAGAGGACCCACACCGGCGAGCGGCCGTTCCGCTGCGCCGAGTGCGGGAAGGGCTTCAGCCAGAAGGCTCACCTCCTCCGGCACCGCAGGACGCACGCCGGCGGCATCCCGCCCTCCTGCTGCGAGGGGACCTGCCCGGCGCACCGGGAGGAGCCGGATGCCGGCGGCGCTCCCCTGGGAAAGGGGTCCGAGCCCCCCGGCGTGCTGCTGCCCCCCTGCTCCCGCGGAGCCGCTCACGGATCGCTGGCTCGGGAGGAGCTCCGgccggcagcgcagccccccgccAGACCGGAGAGCCCCTCCGGGGCGGCAGACATCCTCCTGCAGCTGATGCAGGAAGACCACCACCTCGTCTCCGGCTCCCACCACCCGCAGGAGGCACCGGCGGGGCAGTGCCCCTGCAAGTGCACCGAGGCGGGGGAAGGCTTGAGCCCGAAGCCGCCGAGCCTGCCGCCGCAGTGCTGCTGCGCCGACTGCGTGAGCCAGCGGCAGCTGCTCCTGAAGCCCCAGCCCGACTGCCGAGCGGAGCTCTGGTGCAAGTACGGCGGCTGCGGCAGAAGCTTTGAGGAGAAGCGAGTCCCGAGAGTGCCTGAGAGAGCGCACGGCGAAGAGAAGCCCTCGCCGTGCCCCAGCTGCTTGTAA